GGTTAAGAAACAAATTGGGCCCCACTTTGTGATTGGCTTGAAATTGAAGGTTTAGATGCTCTATGGTTATCTTGTAccctttattattattatccaTGTGTTTAGATGGTTCTCTTTAGTAGTTAAAATCCACCTGGCACAAGACAGAGTACTTCAATCtaaacatttttgtttttgctctCTCAGGAATCCGTGAAGACGAAACACCCTCAGCTTCATTATGAGTCAAAGTTGTACATGCTTCTTCAAGGAGGAAGTGGGTTACTCtatagtgtttttttttccttttcttttcttttgtaatatgaatatttattttcaaaagcCAAACTAAACTTATGTATTTTGCAATGCATTTAGCGGGTGTACCCCATCTTAAATGGTTCGGAGTTGAAGGTGAATACAATGTCATGGTTATTGACCTTCTTGGGCCAAGCCTAGAAGACCTGTTCAACTATTGCAATCGGAAGTTCTCTTTGAAGACAGTTTTGATGCTTGCAGATCAATTAGTAAGTTATCAAATTACTTATGTCGTTAACTTGGGTGCCATGCTTATGCTCGCTTGTTATTTTCTGTAGATAAACAGAGTTGAGTACATGCATTCACGGGGATTTCTTCACCGTGATATAAAGCCTGACAACTTTTTAATGGGTCTGGGACGCAAAGCTAATCAGGTACTTTTAGTCTCTAGGGTGATTCTTTTCTAAGGGTCATCACTGTTTTTCATGCATGCATTGGAATTTTTTCGCATGAATACAGATGCATTGTGAATCCTTCATTTCTACTTAAGATTCTTTGTGGTCACTTCCATCTGGATTCTTGGATGTTTGGGACTGAATGTCTTGAGAAATAATCTGAATACctataaaccctaaaataagCCATGCAAGAGTATGTGTCATGGGTATTGTTGCAGGCATGATTATTATTGTATAGATGTATCAATTTGCAAGTTCTTCTACTTTCACTCTCCCTTTTAACTTTTTGTACCACAAAATAGTATTATGTAAACTCTCAAGCTCAACCCTTTAAATtatattcttcacttcccacGGATATTTATGAATTGTTTAAGTTGTCTTTTGTTGAGTTCATTAAGACTTGATGCAACTCTCGTGAACTTGTTTCTGAGTTGAGGGCTTGTAGAAGGTGCAATAATTTAAGAGACatgattatatatttttaagcTCTAGGTTACCATATTGCAGTTAATTTGATGAAATGAAAGAGTCAATTAAGTAAAAACGTATCTGACGATCAATAGTTGATTTTTATGACTTGATGTCAATGCACCGTGACAAATATATTATTTGGGCATCATAAATTACACTACAAACTCCTGTTTCCACAAGGTCGCAGCTGATTTACAGGGTTCTGTACCATTTTTAGGACAAAAATGTCCTTGGTGCATTACGGTAAATTGATAGAAAGCTTGAAGCTCACTTGAGTAGTGAAGGAAAACATAATTCACACCAGTTCCCtctaaaaacaatataaatagATATGCTTGGAAGGATAGACAGTGTATATTTAAAATGTTGAAAACAATCAAGTTAGAACAATTACCTCCCATTTATCGTACTGTGATGGAGAACTGCCTTTTGTCTGCTTTAATCTCTACTGCTTCTTTCTTAGAACACTCTCATACATCTGACATGTCCTGGCAGTATCTTTGATGAGGCTTATCTTTTCCCTACACCACTCTGGATTGTTGTGGGAATACAATTACTGACCCATATCACAACTATAATGTATTTATACATTGTCTGCACTTTCTATAAAATGTTGTTTTTAGTATTGCTATATCACatttatatgtttctttttcccttttcatgATGGCTCAAACTTAGGAAGTGAAACACCTCTAATCTTACTATTGCTTTCATGTAGCTTAATCATCTTGCCAAGATCAAATGAAACTGAGTGCAGTACTAAATTAAGTATTCACTATGGCCTCCCAACAGGCATTGAACATTTCTTTGCTCTATTTTGTTTCTGCCGCAGGTATATATCATTGATTATGGCCTTGCAAAAAAGTATAGAGATCTTCAAACGCACAAGCACATACCATACAGGTATCAAATATAATGAATTATTTTGTAGTATTTTAGTTTTTCGTGGCTTCCCTTGTTTCTACTGTATCTTGCTCCCTTGATGTTCAACACCATGTTGTAGTCTTGGTGGCTGAGGCATAGCCCAATTGGTAGCCACACATCTTATCTAAAAAAGAGGGCCTACGTTCATATTCCCCCTCGTTTATTTTAACTGGTAAAAAGCTAGGTTTGAACTGTTGAGGCTTTCTTATATTAAAGGTTATTGGTTACACTTGCATCCAGTGTTTAAAATGATGAGCAACTCATTTTGGGTTTCAACTGAACCAACAAAGGGACCCTTTCCTGACATCTCAGAGATATGACCTGAGATGCTGGTAAGTTAGAGATCAGTGCAAATCTGAGGCAAAACTCCTCATTCCCTTGATAGACTCCCAGAAACCTACCGAATGTCGGTAATATCGATCAAAATTTATGGGTATTTTGTTCTTTAAAATAGGGTAACTGGGAACCAAAACAAGAATTGGGCTGAAACTGAAGATTGGGGTAGTAACAACTTGGAAACCGAGACAAACATAACAATAATTCTGAAACAAGCTTTaccttcatttattttttattttttattttttatttttatgttctttttaaGCCAGAGTGAAAATGAGAGTAAATCAGGTTGTGAGATAGCAAGACTTGAGAAAATTGTAAACTGAGAGTGTTCTTTCTCTCTCGCTCTTGTTGGTTTGGACCACTTGGGTATATTAGAAATATGCATAAAAAACAATGAGAGGTTCTGAATTTTGTAGTTGTCAGGTGattatcctttaatttcattaatttcaGACTTTATGAATTATTAACAATTCCCTTGTTATTGATAATTATGTTATTtgaaccaaaacaaattgtCAATGACTGACAATTATTGAACTTTGGTTCAATTCTACATCTTCTTATGTCCTTATATTCAGGGACTACATCTATCATTTAACTGAGCATCGTAACTAATTAAATGACTTGAGTAGGAGCTTGAACATTGGACCAAAAATACAGATTAAAAAGGTTGTTATGGTAGGTTATTAGCTCACGTGTATtactgaaaacaaaaatggcaTTACAATTATATTAcaagttttaatttcttaaaatttcaACAGTAGGCATCTTAATGTTCATATGTTTTACAATGCTGCTATACTTGCTGTGTTTTTATGCATCTGATGATCAAACTGTTGGGGAGAGAATTTTATGTAACCTCCTATGACTATCAAAACCtgttcttttgcttttctttttgttttgttatttttaatgaTCCAAAGTTTTCGTTGTGGCATTACTGACAGGGAAAACAAGAATCTGACAGGAACAGCTCGCTATGCAAGTGTTAACACTCACCTTGGTGTTGGTTGGTCAACTTAAACTTATTGGAGTTGATGTTTTAGGATGAGTTTGTTTCCTGGAATTACCAATCATTTACATATATTTAATTGTGATACTAATTTTATTTGCAGAGCAAAGCAGAAGAGATGATCTTGAATCTCTTGGTTATGTGCTTATGTATTTTCTGAGGGGGAGGTTGTATATTTGTCTGAAATGCCTAAATTACCAGtatcttttgtttatttacttCTTCGAGTTCATTCACATGTTTAACATGGTTGTATTATTATCTGTTTCAGCCTTCCCTGGCAGGGCTTGAAAGCAGGTACTAAAAAGCAGAAATATGACAAGATCAGTGAAAAGAAGATGCTTACTCCAATTGAGGTATCATGGCTTGCTCTCTGTGTGGTGTATACCAAGACACTATATTCTCTAATGACTTCTTATACCATGTTTGGTATGAAGGAAGGAGTACAGTAATAATAGATAGGGAAGGATAGAAGGATAGTAAATGGAGAGGATAGCTCATCGTTTGCTCTCCGTGTAGTGTATAAGAATACAATGAATTCTCTAGTCACATTTCATACCATGTTTGGTACAAAGGAAGGAGAATAAGAATAATAGATAGGGAAGGATAGAAGGATAGTAAATGGAGAGGATGGCGGGGAGTGCATTTTACCCTCATGTTTGGTATACTGGCATTTTAAGTAGAAGGGATggatcttttcatttttccccAAAACCTGAAAGCAGACCAACCCAAAAAACCTTAATGAGGGTAAAACAGTACAACTGCAAGTTTACAGCTTGTAGCAGTCAATGCCTTTCTATATTCCAACTTGGGGGAAGCATTAAAATGGTTGGCTGCATTTTACTTTCACCTTTCCTCTACCTGATGAGAGACCActtatcttttctttcccttttcatTCCACtcgtttctttcttttgcacAATCCTATTTCATGCCTCATTCTGTGatcttgtttgattttttattaacGGTTTACTGAATGTATATGAATTACTGATATTTTACTCTACAGGTTCTCTGCAAATCGTATCCATCAGAATTCACGTCATACTTCCATTACTGCCGATCATTACGCTTTGAAGATAAACCAGATTATTCATACCTGAAGAGGCTTTTCCGGGACCTTTTTATTCGAGAAGGTTAGCTTGTAGGCTCTTTAAGCCCAAATTTTAATGTATATGTCATGAATGCATTATTCTTTAACCTTCATGATGAATCTAATTGGCAGCTCTTAAAAAATGTTGAAACCTAATTGGTCTACTGATTGTAATTGGTGCAGGATATCAATTTGACTATGTATTTGATTGGACTATATTGAAGTATCCGCAAATTGGCTCCAGTTCTAGATCACGAGTCAGTACTTAATTTGTTGGGGACTTTCTatgtaaagaagaaaaaaatcaatctTCAGTTTTCTGTGTGTTTGGGCAATGATTCTTACTTTATCTGAATGTGTTTTCTTCTAGCAGCCAAGTGCAAAACCAGCTTTAAACCCTGGACCATCTGCAGAAAGAACAGAAAGGCCTTCAGGTTTGTTATTTTCTCAAGCAAGGCTTGAATGCATCagtttttaaacatttatatGCTGATATAGATTTTTACAATTTCTTTAATATGGGGTCATGGATCTGGATTCTCAAGTAcgcttttgcttttgatttctattttcatttttcaagtGCTGGGTCTATCTGTTTATTTGTGTTCCCCTAAGTATTCACATAGTAGTGGGTCTTTTGGACTTTGTTTAATTCAATGGATATTTTTAACATTTCATTTTAGTTCTTGTTTGGTATGGAGAAGGCGAATAAGGATTTACTACCGTTTTAgtgtttaatatatatttttatgtttttagcAGTGGCACAAGATTTTCGAGATAGATTCTCAGGAGCAGTTGAGGCATTTTCAAGAAGGAATAGTTCTGGTCATGGTTATGGTGATCACTCGAGACATAGACTGACTGATGATGCGCCGTCGTCCAAAGATGTGGTGAGTGTTTCCAACATTCTCATGCCTATTGTTTGTAAGCTGGTTTATGTCTTGTATTATGTCTTCAAATGATTTAAATGCTTATTATTTCCTTAATGGAGCCTAATGCAGTTGCATGTTTCTTGCAGCAACCTGATTCGGAAAGGGCTCGTAGTTCATCTAGAAATGGCAGTACCTCAAAGAGGCCTGTCATATCAAACAGCCGGCCAAGCTCCTCTGGTGAGCCTAGCGAAAATAGGTCAAGCCGTCT
The window above is part of the Prunus dulcis chromosome 1, ALMONDv2, whole genome shotgun sequence genome. Proteins encoded here:
- the LOC117615649 gene encoding casein kinase 1-like protein 10 isoform X3; the encoded protein is MEHVIGGKFKLGRKIGSGSFGELYLGINVQTGEEVAVKLESVKTKHPQLHYESKLYMLLQGGTGVPHLKWFGVEGEYNVMVIDLLGPSLEDLFNYCNRKFSLKTVLMLADQLINRVEYMHSRGFLHRDIKPDNFLMGLGRKANQVYIIDYGLAKKYRDLQTHKHIPYRENKNLTGTARYASVNTHLGVEQSRRDDLESLGYVLMYFLRGSLPWQGLKAGTKKQKYDKISEKKMLTPIEVLCKSYPSEFTSYFHYCRSLRFEDKPDYSYLKRLFRDLFIREGYQFDYVFDWTILKYPQIGSSSRSRPSAKPALNPGPSAERTERPSVAQDFRDRFSGAVEAFSRRNSSGHGYGDHSRHRLTDDAPSSKDVQPDSERARSSSRNGSTSKRPVISNSRPSSSGEPSENRSSRLVSSSGRLSTAQRIQPGYDSKTSFTRPAAARGGRDDTLRSFELLSIGTGKRK
- the LOC117615649 gene encoding casein kinase 1-like protein 10 isoform X2 codes for the protein MEHVIGGKFKLGRKIGSGSFGELYLGINVQTGEEVAVKLESVKTKHPQLHYESKLYMLLQGGTGVPHLKWFGVEGEYNVMVIDLLGPSLEDLFNYCNRKFSLKTVLMLADQLINRVEYMHSRGFLHRDIKPDNFLMGLGRKANQVYIIDYGLAKKYRDLQTHKHIPYRENKNLTGTARYASVNTHLGVEQSRRDDLESLGYVLMYFLRGSLPWQGLKAGTKKQKYDKISEKKMLTPIEVLCKSYPSEFTSYFHYCRSLRFEDKPDYSYLKRLFRDLFIREGYQFDYVFDWTILKYPQIGSSSRSRPSAKPALNPGPSAERTERPSAVAQDFRDRFSGAVEAFSRRNSSGHGYGDHSRHRLTDDAPSSKDVQPDSERARSSSRNGSTSKRPVISNSRPSSSGEPSENRSSRLVSSSGRLSTAQRIQPGYDSKTSFTRPAAARGGRDDTLRSFELLSIGTGKRK
- the LOC117615649 gene encoding casein kinase 1-like protein 10 isoform X1: MEHVIGGKFKLGRKIGSGSFGELYLGINVQTGEEVAVKLESVKTKHPQLHYESKLYMLLQGGTGVPHLKWFGVEGEYNVMVIDLLGPSLEDLFNYCNRKFSLKTVLMLADQLINRVEYMHSRGFLHRDIKPDNFLMGLGRKANQVYIIDYGLAKKYRDLQTHKHIPYRENKNLTGTARYASVNTHLGVEQSRRDDLESLGYVLMYFLRGSLPWQGLKAGTKKQKYDKISEKKMLTPIEVLCKSYPSEFTSYFHYCRSLRFEDKPDYSYLKRLFRDLFIREGYQFDYVFDWTILKYPQIGSSSRSRQPSAKPALNPGPSAERTERPSAVAQDFRDRFSGAVEAFSRRNSSGHGYGDHSRHRLTDDAPSSKDVQPDSERARSSSRNGSTSKRPVISNSRPSSSGEPSENRSSRLVSSSGRLSTAQRIQPGYDSKTSFTRPAAARGGRDDTLRSFELLSIGTGKRK